The following coding sequences are from one Sesamum indicum cultivar Zhongzhi No. 13 linkage group LG11, S_indicum_v1.0, whole genome shotgun sequence window:
- the LOC105173929 gene encoding beta-glucosidase isoform X1, translated as MANNGPGAQVARYVGAKLTRHDFPPDFIFGGATSAYQVEGAYAQDGRSLSNWDVFALQRPGKISDGSNGCVAIDNYYRFKEDVALMKKLGLDSYRFSIAWSRVLPGGRLSGGINREGIKFYNDLIDLLLAEGIEPCVTIFHFDVPQCLEEEYGGFLSPKIVQDFAEYAELCFFEFGDRVKFWVTQNEPVTFTKNGYVVGSFPPGHGSTSAQPSENNAVGFRCCRGVDTTCHGGDAGTEPYIVAHHLIIAHAVAVDIYRKNYQAVQGGKIGVTNMSGWFDPYSDAPADIEAATRAIDFMWGWFVAPIVTGDYPPVMRERVGNRLPTFTPEQAKLVKGSYDFIGMNYYTTYWAAYKPTPPGTPPTYVSDQELEFFTVRNGVPIGEQAGSEWLYIVPYGIRNLLVHTKNKYNDPIIYITENGVDEKNNRSATITTALKDDIRIKFHQDHLAFSKEAMDAGVRLKGYFVWALFDNYEWSEGYSVRFGMYYVDYVNGYTRYPKRSAIWFMNFLNKNILPRPKRQIEEIEDDNASAKRKKGR; from the exons ATGGCTAACAACGGCCCCGGTGCTCAGGTGGCGAGGTACGTCGGCGCCAAACTCACCCGCCACGACTTCCCGCCGGACTTCATCTTTGGTGGCGCCACCTCCGCTTACCAG GTGGAAGGTGCTTATGCACAGGATGGTAGATCATTGAGTAATTGGGATGTTTTTGCCCTACAGAGGCCTG GTAAAATTTCCGACGGTTCTAATGGTTGTGTTgcaattgataattattatagattcaag GAAGATGTCGCGTTGATGAAAAAGTTAGGTTTAGACTCTTATAGGTTTTCTATCGCATGGTCTAGAGTATTGCCCG gTGGAAGATTGAGTGGCGGTATCAACAGAGAAGGCATTAAGTTCTATAATGatctaattgacttattgttgGCTGAAG gaattGAGCCTTGTGTTACCATTTTCCACTTTGATGTTCCCCAATGCTTGGAAGAGGAGTATGGTGGCTTTTTAAGCCCTAAGATTGT gCAAGATTTTGCCGAGTATGCAGAATTGTGCTTCTTTGAATTTGGTGATCGGGTGAAATTTTGGGTCACACAAAATGAGCCAGTTACATTCACCAAAAATGGATACGTTGTCGGATCTTTCCCACCCGGTCATGGTTCAACTTCAGCACAACCTAGTGAAAATAATGCTGTAGGATTTAGATGCTGTCGTGGAGTCGACACTACCTGTCATGGTGGAGACGCGGGAACTGAACCATATATTGTGGCACATCATTTGATTATCGCTCATGCTGTAGCTGTTGATATATACAGAAAAAACTATCAG GCTGTTCAAGGTGGAAAGATAGGGGTTACCAATATGTCGGGATGGTTTGATCCTTACAGTGATGCTCCAGCTGATATTGAAGCTGCTACAAGAGCTATCGATTTTATGTGGGGATG GTTTGTAGCACCAATAGTAACCGGTGACTATCCTCCCGTTATGAGGGAACGCGTGGGAAATCGGCTACCGACATTTACACCAGAACAAGCCAAACTTGTAAAAGGatcttatgattttattggAATGAATTACTACACTACCTATTGGGCTGCATATAAACCAACCCCACCCGGTACACCACCAACTTACGTATCGGACCAAGAACTTGAATTCTTTA CTGTGCGAAATGGGGTTCCAATTGGCGAAcag GCTGGTTCGGAATGGTTGTACATCGTACCATATGGAATCCGAAACCTTCTTGTTCACACAAAGAATAAGTATAATGATCCTATCATTTACATCACTGAGAATG GGGTGgatgaaaagaataatagaAGTGCGACAATTACCACAGCTCTAAAGGATGATATCAGAATCAAATTCCATCAAGATCATCTGGCCTTCTCAAAGGAAGCCATGGA TGCGGGAGTTAGGCTCAAGGGCTATTTCGTATGGGCACTGTTTGATAATTATGAATGGTCTGAAGGATACTCAGTTCGATTTGGAATGTATTATGTAGACTACGTCAATGGTTACACCAGATACCCCAAAAGATCGGCTATATGGTTTATGAATTTCCTGAACAAAAACATCCTTCCACGTCCCAAGAgacaaattgaagaaattgaagaCGATAATGCAtcagcaaaaaggaaaaagggtcGTTAA
- the LOC105173882 gene encoding beta-glucosidase has protein sequence MANNVPGAQVSRYIGDRLTRHDFPPDFIFGGATSTYQVEGAYAQDGKSLNNWDVFSLQRPGKICGGTNGCFAIDHYNRFRDDVKLIKKLGVDAYRFSISWSRILPGGRLSGGINKEGIKFYNDLIDLLLAQGIEPFVTIFHFDVPQCLEEEYGGFLNERIVEDFAEYAELCFFEFGDRVRFWITQNEPITFAKNGYVYGSFPPGHGSASSVPSEGKALGHRCARGVDNITYGGDAGTEPYTVAHNLILAHAVAGDIYKRKYQRVQGGTIGITHMSGWFDPFSETQADIDAAKRAVDFMWGWFVAPLVTGEYPQVMKDRVGNRLPKFTPAQSSMLRRSYDFIGMNYYTTYWAAYKPTPPGTPPTYLTDQEVEFFVERNGIPIGEQAASDWLYIVPYGIRELLLHTKNVYNDPLIYITENGVNEKNDWQSTIQTGLKDDFRIKFHQDHLAFAKEAMDLGVRLAGYFAWSLFDNYEWAEGYTVRFGMYYVDYVNGFTRYPKRSAIWYMNFLNKKDLPRPKREVEEIEDSNATTKKRKGA, from the exons ATGGCCAACAACGTCCCCGGTGCTCAGGTGTCGAGGTACATCGGCGACAGGCTCACCCGCCACGACTTCCCTCCGGACTTCATCTTTGGCGGCGCCACCTCCACTTACCAG GTGGAAGGGGCTTATGCACAGGATGGTAAATCGTTAAATAATTGGGATGTATTTTCCTTACAGAGGCCTG GAAAAATTTGTGGTGGTACGAATGGTTGTTTCGCAATTGATCATTATAATAGATTCAGG GATGACGTGAAGTTGATAAAAAAACTAGGTGTAGACGCTTACAGATTTTCTATCTCATGGTCTAGAATATTGCCTG GTGGAAGATTGAGTGGCGGTATCAACAAAGAAGGCATTAAGTTCTATAATGATCTGATTGACTTGTTGTTGGCTCAAG GAATTGAGCCTTTCGTAACCATCTTCCACTTTGATGTTCCTCAATGCTTGGAAGAGGAGTATGGTGGCTTTTTAAACGAGAGGATTGT GGAAGATTTTGCCGAGTATGCGGAGTTGTGCTTCTTTGAATTTGGTGATCGAGTCAGATTTTGGATCACACAAAATGAGCCAATTACGTTCGCCAAAAACGGATATGTTTACGGATCTTTCCCACCGGGTCATGGTTCAGCTTCATCAGTACCTTCTGAAGGTAAAGCTCTAGGACATAGATGTGCTCGTGGAGTCGACAATATTACTTATGGTGGAGACGCGGGAACTGAACCATATACTGTGGCACACAATTTGATTCTTGCTCATGCTGTAGCTGgtgatatatataagagaaagTATCag CGTGTTCAAGGTGGAACGATAGGAATTACCCATATGTCAGGATGGTTTGATCCTTTCAGTGAAACTCAAGCTGACATTGACGCTGCTAAAAGAGCTGTCGATTTTATGTGGGGAtg GTTTGTAGCGCCACTAGTAACCGGTGAATATCCTCAAGTTATGAAGGATCGAGTAGGAAATCGATTACCTAAATTTACACCAGCACAATCGAGTATGTTAAGAAGatcttatgattttattggAATGAATTATTACACCACTTATTGGGCAGCATATAAACCTACCCCACCCGGTACACCCCCAACTTATTTGACGGACCaagaagttgaattttttg TTGAACGAAATGGGATTCCAATTGGCGAACAG GCTGCCTCAGATTGGTTGTACATTGTACCATACGGAATACGAGAGCTTCTTCTTCACACAAAAAATGTGTACAATGATCCTCTCATTTACATCACAGAGAATg ggGTGAATGAGAAGAACGACTGGCAATCAACGATTCAAACGGGTCTAAAGGATGATTTTAGAATCAAATTCCATCAAGACCATTTGGCCTTCGCAAAGGAAGCCATGGA CTTGGGAGTGAGGCTGGCGGGCTATTTTGCATGGTCGTTGTTCGACAATTATGAATGGGCCGAAGGATACACAGTTCGATTTGGAATGTACTATGTGGACTATGTGAATGGTTTCACCAGATACCCCAAGCGATCGGCTATATGGTACATGAACTTCCTAAACAAAAAAGACCTTCCACGTCCCAAGAGAGAAGTTGAAGAAATTGAAGACAGTAACGCAACAACGAAAAAGAGAAAGGGTGCTTAA